A genomic segment from Luteolibacter ambystomatis encodes:
- a CDS encoding beta strand repeat-containing protein, protein MKLNRLNGFLRRFVSLLTVPAVVITFLGGAAHGANRYWDGGTVNIAANGDGASGGTAGNWDTTLTNWDQGSGLAHVAWNNASLDSAFFAGTAGTVTLTAPVTAGSLTFTTSGYTLAGTNALTLGGTTATITTSTLNTAGTTTISAPIAGALTGGLTIASNGDMSATGAGASGLGVRLSGTNTFTGDITVTSGLLSYTTDAALGNAANNIILNGGGLLDSSVNQTITRNITVGAAGGIFRTYGAAVATVNGILSGSGAFGRTDGGTVVFNGNNTFTGVFTSNSSCATIFAGSNPATTYNVNGGSIVVGNNGTSGSLASGSVMNLANGTSLFVRRIDAVTATGILPATINIAGATSKFEYNPNSATATMSFDQDFGTDATKGYFRVSGGTLSLASGTDIVVDTVSTGLQTASNVGRLELLSGSTITTRAFNLGETGSNSGVVTQYAGSTATILSGNLGFRLGHWTNGVNPGNVYNLLGGTLDATALAANAGNERFVNIGWDGQADMTVGGGASAALLKASGIQIDANGDTAFNDTLTLSTNGTAEVGALGINSGSVNDRLVLNGGTLRTTADATWSPAITANASTTSVFDTNNFTVTVPSNIGGTGTISLPTNSGSLILTTTGTQTVSAGFADTLTIRKQGAGTTVLSGTSTHTGALTVEAGRLDNTGTLGSTVTVNSGTSIGGEGVFNGDVYFNSGSKFMVDPVTSAAPTFHYVSLSGQPVVSFTSVPVQSQTPITLFNYTGGVIGSIFTDLFLPTLRNPVLTDTGTSVTLSFTNQNLTWNGTTDGQWDVGTSLRWNAGETDAFYTGDAVTFDDTGSNAAVTLAGEILPSSVTVNASTKAYAFGGTGYIGGTGGITKSGTASLTLGTPNTYTGTTTINAGTLVLGNPGALGSSAGATTIASGATLDAGGQDLTSASESITVGGSGVGGAGALVNTGATRCFLPKVTLSSDTTVNIASGKSLAIGQNAGNAAALGTLSLGSNTLIKNGPGDLMLNGVNVTSGNITVNAGSLTLMRGYTTGAGEVNFGQQPTTLAGTGTLTINSGATVTTNRWGAALTISMPITMNGGTLGSTWPGPNGATISSPINLAATSSVNFTGGYGVGTLSGVISGPGTLNTNSDTVILTGANTYTGGTTINGGVLAFNSGSLATTGALTMNGGTLRWNGTHAQDISSRVVMVAAKAAAFDTNANNVTFASPLGTGNTAAITKYGAGTLTIAPVNNYTGGTNVEAGVLSVSAIADGSGSSSIGTTGGTANYVGVNNGSTFQYTGSTNATTTRTLWVDRGAGAIIDIARTGATLTWTPGGGTRSMPLVKTGTGTLLMNGAFTGTATVTVNAGTLGLGGANTYTGATTVNAGGTLLLNSTLTSDISVATGGTLGGEGTSANAITLNEGSTLLANFATPSAQLTTTGAVTVNKTTAGVTLQLQNAPTTAGVQAVPFLKYGTHSGGTTNFNTAAYRSASITDDTTNKILTLNYTSDAKVWAGVAGNTTWDTGTSTDWTGADTKFYSGDNVSFTETATSKAVTLTGTLNPSQMTVNNTSAYTFSGSGTITGNGSLTKTGTGTLNLIQTNGHAYTGGTIISGGMIAVGNNTVNNQAATALGTGTVTINAGGKLGLYPGSTGNVYNIPNNLILNGGTIHQEDGHEHFLGTVSVTADSIVEGRWNPKSVWFDGVVSGTSKITVTDGGNGAWVAFTNPFNSFSGTLALGSSNVNVVAKDNTTLQFATVDSGATTAIFQVAATNAVPNVTVAGLKGTAAAKVINADATARTLTVNNTADNTFAGSIGDGTANGNLLSLVKSGSASLTLGGASTYTGATAVNAGTLIVNAANASSATTVATGATLKGTGTLAGSLAVTGTVAPGNNAVGTLTAASATISGTYACEVNGTNADKLAVTGALTLSPGATLAITATSPTANSYVIATYTGSVPAFTTTTGLPSGFSVDYSTPGQIRLVQSGFTGWVSGFGLSGGDAAVGADPDHDGIPNGVEYVLGGNPATGMDQAKMPTLALVNTDPDGAGSAPAGDYVLFTFRRTSASAAAGVGAGCEFDADLTGTWTTAVGASGVVQNVTPDGFGTGVDKVEVYVPKATWQVAGKLFARLRVTVP, encoded by the coding sequence ATGAAATTGAATCGCCTGAATGGCTTCCTCCGTCGTTTCGTTTCCCTCCTGACCGTCCCCGCGGTCGTCATCACCTTCCTCGGCGGCGCCGCTCACGGCGCGAACCGCTACTGGGACGGTGGCACCGTCAACATCGCCGCCAACGGTGATGGAGCCTCCGGCGGCACCGCCGGCAACTGGGATACCACCCTCACGAACTGGGACCAGGGCAGCGGCCTGGCTCACGTGGCGTGGAACAATGCATCGCTCGACAGCGCCTTCTTCGCCGGAACCGCGGGCACGGTGACCCTCACGGCCCCGGTCACTGCAGGCAGCCTCACCTTCACCACCAGCGGCTACACGCTGGCGGGCACGAACGCGCTCACGCTGGGCGGCACCACCGCCACCATCACCACCTCGACCCTCAACACCGCGGGCACCACCACGATCAGCGCGCCCATCGCAGGCGCTCTCACCGGCGGCCTCACGATCGCGTCGAACGGCGACATGAGCGCCACCGGCGCCGGTGCCAGCGGTCTCGGCGTGCGCCTCTCCGGCACGAACACCTTCACCGGTGACATCACCGTGACCTCCGGCCTGCTGAGTTACACGACGGATGCCGCGCTCGGCAATGCCGCGAACAACATCATCCTCAACGGCGGCGGCCTGCTCGACAGCTCCGTCAACCAGACGATCACCCGCAACATCACCGTGGGCGCGGCCGGCGGCATCTTCCGCACCTATGGAGCGGCCGTCGCCACCGTCAATGGCATCCTGAGCGGCTCCGGCGCCTTCGGCCGCACCGACGGCGGCACGGTGGTCTTCAACGGTAACAACACCTTCACCGGCGTCTTCACGAGCAACAGTTCCTGCGCGACCATCTTCGCCGGATCGAACCCCGCCACCACCTACAACGTCAACGGCGGCTCGATCGTCGTGGGCAACAACGGCACCAGCGGCTCGCTGGCGTCCGGCTCGGTGATGAACCTGGCCAACGGCACCTCGCTCTTCGTCCGCCGCATCGACGCGGTGACGGCCACCGGCATCCTGCCCGCCACCATCAATATCGCGGGCGCGACCTCGAAGTTCGAGTACAACCCGAACAGCGCCACGGCGACGATGTCCTTCGACCAGGACTTCGGCACGGATGCGACGAAGGGCTACTTCCGCGTCAGCGGCGGCACGCTGAGCCTGGCCTCTGGTACGGACATCGTAGTAGATACCGTTTCCACCGGCCTCCAGACCGCCTCCAACGTGGGCCGGCTGGAACTGCTCTCCGGTTCCACGATCACGACGCGCGCCTTCAACCTCGGTGAAACCGGCAGCAACTCCGGCGTGGTCACCCAGTATGCGGGCTCCACGGCCACCATCCTCAGCGGCAATCTCGGCTTCCGCCTCGGCCACTGGACCAACGGCGTGAATCCGGGCAACGTTTACAACCTCCTCGGCGGCACCCTGGACGCCACCGCCCTGGCCGCGAACGCGGGCAACGAGCGCTTCGTGAACATCGGCTGGGACGGCCAGGCGGACATGACGGTGGGCGGCGGTGCTTCCGCCGCACTGCTGAAGGCCTCGGGCATCCAGATCGATGCGAACGGCGACACCGCCTTCAACGACACGCTGACCCTCTCCACCAACGGCACGGCCGAGGTGGGCGCGCTGGGCATCAACAGCGGATCGGTGAACGACCGGCTGGTCCTCAATGGCGGCACCCTGCGCACCACCGCGGACGCCACCTGGTCCCCCGCCATCACGGCGAACGCCTCGACCACCTCGGTGTTCGACACGAACAACTTCACCGTCACCGTTCCCTCCAACATCGGAGGCACCGGCACCATCAGCCTGCCGACCAACAGTGGCTCGCTGATCCTGACCACGACCGGCACGCAGACCGTGTCCGCGGGCTTCGCCGATACGCTGACCATCCGGAAGCAAGGAGCAGGCACGACGGTCCTCTCCGGCACCTCCACCCACACCGGCGCGCTGACGGTGGAAGCCGGCCGCCTCGACAACACCGGCACGCTCGGCTCCACGGTGACCGTCAACTCCGGCACATCCATCGGTGGCGAGGGCGTCTTCAACGGGGATGTTTACTTCAACAGCGGCTCGAAATTCATGGTGGATCCCGTCACCTCCGCCGCGCCGACGTTCCACTACGTGAGCCTTTCCGGGCAGCCGGTGGTGTCGTTCACCTCGGTGCCGGTGCAATCGCAGACACCGATCACGCTCTTCAACTACACCGGTGGCGTCATCGGCTCGATCTTCACCGATCTGTTCCTCCCCACCCTGCGCAATCCGGTCCTCACTGACACGGGCACCTCGGTGACCCTGTCCTTCACCAACCAGAACCTGACGTGGAACGGCACCACGGACGGCCAATGGGACGTGGGCACCAGCCTGCGCTGGAATGCGGGTGAAACCGACGCCTTCTACACCGGGGATGCGGTGACCTTCGACGACACCGGCTCGAATGCCGCCGTCACCCTGGCGGGTGAAATCCTGCCATCCTCCGTCACGGTCAATGCCAGCACCAAGGCCTATGCCTTCGGCGGCACGGGCTACATCGGCGGCACCGGCGGCATCACCAAGTCCGGCACCGCCTCGCTCACTCTTGGAACGCCAAACACCTACACCGGCACGACCACGATCAATGCCGGCACGCTGGTCCTCGGCAATCCGGGTGCGCTCGGCAGCTCGGCAGGCGCCACCACCATCGCATCCGGAGCCACGCTGGACGCGGGCGGCCAGGATCTCACCTCTGCCTCGGAGTCGATCACGGTCGGAGGTTCCGGCGTGGGCGGCGCGGGAGCGTTGGTCAACACCGGTGCCACGCGCTGCTTTCTTCCGAAGGTCACGCTGAGCTCGGACACCACCGTGAACATCGCCAGCGGCAAGTCGCTCGCCATCGGCCAGAATGCCGGCAACGCCGCCGCCCTGGGCACCCTTTCCCTGGGATCGAACACCCTCATCAAGAACGGTCCGGGCGATTTGATGCTCAACGGCGTGAACGTCACCAGCGGCAACATCACGGTGAATGCCGGTTCTCTCACCCTGATGCGCGGCTACACCACCGGTGCGGGAGAAGTGAACTTCGGCCAGCAGCCCACCACCTTGGCAGGCACCGGTACCCTCACGATCAACAGCGGCGCGACGGTCACCACCAACCGCTGGGGCGCCGCGCTGACGATCTCAATGCCGATCACCATGAACGGCGGCACCCTGGGCAGCACCTGGCCGGGACCGAATGGCGCCACCATTTCCAGCCCGATCAACCTGGCGGCCACCAGCTCCGTCAACTTCACCGGTGGCTATGGCGTCGGCACCCTGAGCGGTGTCATCTCCGGCCCCGGCACGCTCAATACAAACAGCGACACGGTCATCCTCACCGGTGCGAACACCTACACGGGTGGCACCACGATCAATGGCGGGGTGCTCGCCTTCAACAGCGGTTCGCTCGCCACCACCGGCGCGCTGACGATGAATGGCGGCACGCTGCGCTGGAACGGCACGCACGCCCAGGACATCTCCAGCCGCGTGGTGATGGTGGCCGCCAAAGCCGCGGCCTTCGACACCAACGCCAACAACGTCACCTTCGCCTCTCCGCTGGGCACCGGCAATACCGCGGCCATCACCAAATACGGCGCGGGCACTCTAACCATCGCGCCGGTCAACAACTACACCGGCGGCACCAACGTTGAAGCGGGCGTGCTGAGTGTCTCCGCCATCGCGGACGGTTCCGGCAGCAGCAGCATCGGCACCACCGGCGGCACCGCCAACTACGTGGGTGTCAACAACGGCTCGACGTTCCAATACACCGGCTCCACCAACGCCACCACCACCCGCACCTTGTGGGTGGACCGCGGTGCGGGTGCCATCATCGACATCGCCCGCACCGGTGCGACGCTCACCTGGACTCCGGGTGGCGGCACCCGCAGCATGCCGCTGGTGAAGACCGGCACCGGCACCCTGCTGATGAACGGCGCCTTCACCGGCACCGCCACCGTGACGGTGAACGCCGGCACGCTGGGCTTGGGTGGAGCGAACACCTACACCGGTGCGACCACCGTGAACGCGGGCGGCACGCTGCTGCTGAATTCCACGCTCACCTCGGACATCAGCGTGGCCACCGGCGGCACGCTCGGCGGCGAAGGCACCTCCGCGAACGCGATCACGCTCAACGAAGGCTCCACGCTGCTGGCGAACTTTGCCACCCCCTCCGCCCAGCTCACCACCACCGGCGCGGTGACGGTGAACAAGACCACGGCGGGCGTCACCCTCCAGCTCCAGAACGCCCCGACCACCGCGGGCGTGCAGGCGGTGCCCTTCCTGAAGTACGGCACGCATAGTGGCGGCACGACGAACTTCAACACCGCCGCCTACCGCTCCGCCAGCATCACGGATGACACCACCAACAAGATCCTGACGCTGAACTACACCTCCGATGCGAAGGTCTGGGCGGGCGTGGCCGGCAACACCACCTGGGACACCGGCACCTCCACCGACTGGACCGGCGCGGACACGAAGTTCTACAGCGGGGACAACGTCAGCTTCACCGAAACGGCCACCAGCAAGGCGGTGACCCTCACCGGCACGCTCAACCCGTCCCAGATGACGGTGAACAACACCAGTGCCTACACCTTCAGCGGCTCCGGAACCATCACCGGCAACGGCTCGCTGACGAAGACGGGCACCGGCACGCTGAACCTGATCCAGACCAACGGCCACGCCTACACCGGCGGCACCATCATCAGCGGCGGCATGATCGCCGTGGGCAACAATACGGTGAACAACCAGGCAGCCACCGCGCTGGGCACCGGCACCGTGACCATCAACGCCGGTGGCAAGCTCGGCCTCTATCCGGGCAGCACCGGCAACGTCTACAACATCCCGAACAACCTCATCCTCAATGGTGGCACCATCCACCAGGAGGACGGCCACGAGCACTTCCTGGGCACCGTGTCCGTGACCGCGGACAGCATCGTGGAAGGCCGCTGGAATCCGAAGTCGGTCTGGTTCGATGGTGTGGTTTCCGGCACCAGCAAGATCACCGTGACCGATGGCGGCAACGGCGCCTGGGTTGCCTTCACCAATCCCTTCAACAGCTTCTCCGGAACGCTGGCGCTGGGCAGCAGCAACGTGAACGTGGTGGCGAAGGACAACACCACGCTCCAGTTCGCCACCGTGGACTCCGGTGCGACCACCGCGATCTTCCAGGTGGCGGCCACCAATGCCGTGCCGAACGTGACCGTGGCCGGACTGAAGGGCACCGCGGCCGCCAAGGTGATCAACGCGGATGCCACCGCGCGCACGCTGACGGTGAACAACACGGCGGACAACACCTTCGCCGGTTCCATCGGTGACGGTACCGCGAACGGCAACCTGCTCTCGCTGGTGAAATCCGGCAGCGCCTCCCTCACGCTGGGCGGTGCGAGCACCTACACCGGCGCCACCGCCGTCAATGCGGGCACGCTTATCGTGAATGCCGCGAATGCCTCCAGCGCCACCACCGTGGCCACGGGCGCCACGCTCAAAGGCACCGGCACCCTTGCTGGCAGCCTGGCCGTGACAGGCACCGTGGCTCCGGGCAACAACGCCGTGGGCACACTCACCGCCGCCAGCGCCACCATCTCCGGCACCTACGCCTGCGAGGTCAATGGCACGAATGCGGACAAGCTGGCCGTGACCGGCGCGCTGACGCTGAGCCCTGGTGCCACGCTCGCCATCACCGCCACCAGCCCGACCGCGAACAGCTACGTGATCGCCACCTACACCGGCAGCGTTCCCGCCTTCACCACGACCACCGGCCTGCCGAGCGGCTTCTCCGTGGACTACAGCACCCCGGGCCAGATCCGTCTGGTGCAGTCCGGCTTCACCGGCTGGGTCAGTGGCTTCGGTCTCAGCGGCGGCGATGCCGCAGTGGGAGCGGACCCCGATCACGATGGCATCCCGAACGGCGTGGAATACGTGCTGGGTGGCAATCCCGCCACCGGCATGGATCAGGCCAAGATGCCGACGCTGGCTCTGGTCAACACCGATCCGGATGGCGCGGGTTCCGCTCCTGCGGGTGACTACGTCCTCTTCACCTTCCGCCGCACCTCGGCCTCCGCAGCCGCCGGAGTGGGCGCCGGGTGCGAGTTCGATGCCGACCTGACGGGCACCTGGACCACCGCCGTGGGAGCCTCCGGAGTGGTGCAGAACGTCACCCCGGACGGCTTCGGCACGGGCGTGGACAAGGTCGAGGTTTACGTCCCGAAAGCCACCTGGCAGGTCGCGGGCAAGCTCTTCGCCCGTCTGCGCGTGACGGTTCCCTGA